A section of the Lepus europaeus isolate LE1 chromosome 19, mLepTim1.pri, whole genome shotgun sequence genome encodes:
- the DERPC gene encoding decreased expression in renal and prostate cancer protein gives MKEPRIFPRERPTPWTRAPLPPRGRLDSSFGPQGGPVLNAGHPLGMNSDPFLMAAGSLGGNLAPFPRNPSPFPASSGSLASNPAPFQAGARDPSMASFPRGMNPTGTGAVAFPRPGGLLGPGPGPALNARTGSLPGPGPLSNPRLGSLPGPGPLSNPRPGGLLGAGPDPRSGGPMGPGSGPNLRAGILSSGNGPPNPRPVGLGPGPNANLRSGFLGTNPAPRSGIFPGPGLGPNPRAGGLGPGLGPNPRASGLGPSPNLDARASGFLGTGSGLNLRMTGPQGLDLAPILRAAGLLGANSASLSQASGNMGSSSSSMARVPGPIGPNTGPGSRGIGLPGPNPSPMSRAPGPIGPNSAHFSRPGGPMGVNTNPFPRGTGSGGLNPTVFSQSSGTLASNPATFQRSAGLQGSTSAIFPRASGPLGPNSANFPRGTGLQGPSSAAFPRSSGPLGPGQIAFPRSAAGHLGSSPAGPLGINPAPFARPAGTLGLNSASFPRMNGPVSKSLVPFPRVGSLPGTNPAAFPRPGGPMAAMYPNGMLPP, from the coding sequence ATGAAAGAACCTCGGATTTTCCCCAGAGAGCGGCCAACTCCGTGGACTCGTGCTCCACTGCCACCTCGAGGACGGCTCGACAGCTCCTTTGGACCACAGGGGGGTCCTGTTCTGAACGCAGGCCACCCACTGGGCATGAACTCGGATCCCTTTCTTATGGCGGCCGGTTCTCTTGGTGGAAATCTGGCCCCATTTCCAAGGAACCCATCTCCTTTTCCAGCTTCATCAGGCTCACTGGCTTCAAATCCAGCACCTTTCCAGGCCGGTGCTCGTGACCCAAGCATGGCTTCTTTTCCAAGAGGGATGAATCCCACTGGCACAGGTGCagttgctttcccaaggccaggtGGCCTACTGGgtcctggcccaggtccagctctGAATGCCAGAACAGGGTCCCTTCCAGGCCCTGGACCTCTGTCTAACCCCAGGTTAGGGAGTCTCCCAGGACCAGGTCCTTTGTCCAACCCAAGGCCAGGTGGTCTCCTAGGAGCGGGTCCTGACCCCAGAAGTGGTGGTCCCATGGGCCCTGGATCTGGACCCAATCTGAGAGCAGGTATCTTGTCCTCTGGGAATGGCCCTCCCAATCCTAGGCCAGttgggctgggccctgggccaaATGCCAATCTGAGATCAGGCTTTTTGGGTACAAACCCTGCCCCTAGGTCAGGTATATTTCCAGGCCCAGGCCTAGGGCCCAACCCAAGGGCAGGTGGCCTGGGTCCAGGCCTTGGGCCCAACCCAAGGGCAAGTGGCTTGGGCCCAAGCCCAAATCTGGATGCAAGAGCCAGTGGCTTCTTGGGTACTGGATCTGGTCTTAACTTAAGAATGACTGGACCTCAAGGACTAGATCTTGCCCCCATTCTGAGAGCAGCAGGTCTTTTAGGAGCAAACTCAGCCTCTCTTTCACAAGCATCTGGAAACATGGGCTCAAGCTCATCTTCCATGGCAAGAGTTCCTGGCCCTATAGGTCCAAACACAGGTCCTGGCTCTCGAGGAATTGGCCTTCCAGGGCCAAATCCATCACCTATGTCAAGGGCTCCTGGCCCCATAGGCCCTAATTCAGCTCATTTCTCAAGGCCAGGTGGCCCCATGGGGGTAAATACCAATCCCTTTCCAAGGGGGACAGGTTCGGGGGGACTGAACCCGACTGTCTTTTCTCAGTCTTCTGGCACGTTGGCTTCAAACCCAGCTACCTTCCAAAGGTCTGCTGGCCTCCAGGGCTCAACTTCAGCAATTTTCCCAAGAGCCTCTGGGCCACTAGGTCCCAACTCAGCTAACTTCCCAAGAGGCACTGGGCTGCAGGGTCCaagttcagctgctttcccaagatctAGTGGCCCACTGGGCCCTGGTCAAATTGCTTTCCCCAGGTCAGCTGCTGGGCACCTGGGCTCTTCTCCAGCAGGCCCTTTGGGTATCAACCCAGCTCCTTTTGCAAGGCCAGCTGGGACCTTGGGTTTaaattctgcttcttttccaaggATGAACGGCCCTGTGAGCAAAAGCTTGGTCCCCTTTCCTAGAGTGGGGAGCCTCCCTGGCACAAACccagctgctttccccagacccgGGGGTCCAATGGCTGCAATGTACCCAAATGGAATGTTACCCCCTTAA